From Ruminococcaceae bacterium KH2T8, the proteins below share one genomic window:
- a CDS encoding DNA-binding transcriptional regulator, FrmR family, with amino-acid sequence MSGESKEKRPCCDRSKSRSEDEKKELMKRLNRVEGQIRGIKRMVEEDAYCIDIINQVSAAGCALDSFTKVLLATHIKTCVAEDVKDGSEEKLDELVKTLQKLMR; translated from the coding sequence ATGTCCGGAGAAAGTAAAGAAAAGCGCCCCTGCTGCGACAGGAGTAAGAGCAGGAGCGAAGACGAAAAGAAGGAGCTCATGAAGCGCCTTAACAGGGTCGAAGGACAGATCAGAGGCATAAAGAGAATGGTCGAAGAGGATGCATACTGTATCGATATCATCAATCAGGTATCGGCGGCAGGATGTGCCTTGGACAGCTTTACCAAGGTCCTACTTGCCACTCACATCAAGACCTGCGTCGCAGAGGATGTGAAGGACGGCAGCGAAGAGAAGCTCGACGAACTTGTTAAGACACTTCAGAAACTGATGAGATGA
- a CDS encoding Transcriptional regulator, contains XRE-family HTH domain, with product MDQIMIGKFLKELRKEKNITQEQLADKLNVSGRTVSRWETGNNMPDISILVEMAELFDVSIPEIINGERKSEKMDDEIKNVAQSMSDYATTEKETLLKEVRKLSLIGLASLVIYLFLDTTKIGADNATILAITRYFRVLVFVITLMLPLHTTGLIYKFKRKKEIGIPKKVVYGICFIVAMLVALLIKHLLMGA from the coding sequence ATGGATCAGATAATGATCGGTAAGTTCCTTAAGGAACTTCGTAAGGAAAAGAACATCACTCAGGAACAGCTTGCAGATAAGCTGAACGTATCCGGAAGAACGGTATCGCGCTGGGAAACCGGTAACAACATGCCTGATATAAGCATACTTGTAGAGATGGCCGAGCTATTTGACGTAAGTATTCCTGAGATCATCAACGGAGAAAGGAAAAGCGAGAAAATGGATGATGAGATCAAAAACGTAGCACAGAGCATGTCCGATTATGCTACAACGGAAAAAGAAACACTGTTAAAGGAAGTAAGGAAACTGAGCCTAATAGGCCTGGCGTCACTTGTGATCTACTTATTCCTTGATACGACAAAGATAGGAGCAGACAATGCCACTATCTTGGCTATAACCAGATATTTCCGCGTACTCGTATTTGTAATAACGCTCATGTTACCCCTGCACACAACAGGTCTTATATACAAATTCAAGCGCAAGAAAGAGATCGGAATACCTAAGAAAGTTGTCTACGGGATCTGCTTTATAGTTGCTATGCTGGTAGCTCTTCTGATCAAGCACCTGCTGATGGGAGCCTGA
- a CDS encoding Cu2+-exporting ATPase gives MKQYNVTGMSCAACQARVEKAVGNVPGVTSCSVSLLTNSMGVEGDVDEHEIIKAVEDAGYGASVKGGSSNAQKTDLKAERDALEDKETPILKKRLITSLIFLVVLMYFSMGHMMLGLPLPEFFEGNHIAIGMVQMILSAIVMFINRKFFISGSKSLMHGAPNMDTLIAMGSGAAFVYSTVMLFAMTAEGADQHALMQEFYFESAAMILTLITVGKMLESYSKGKTTDALKSLIKLSPDTATVIRDGQEITIPTEDLNKDDIFVVRPGENIPVDGIVIEGTSAVNESALTGESMPVDKKKGDTVSSATVNIEGFLKCRATRVGEDTTLAKIIKTVSDAAATKAPVAKLADKISAVFVPAVIAIAVITTVIWLLVGREIGFALARGICVLVVSCPCALGLATPVAIMVGNGVGARNGILFKTAEALQETGNIKIIALDKTGTITKGEPVVTDIIGDDEVEILKIAGALESKSEHPIAKAIMRYVEEKGIAYPELTDFENIVGTGIRGKIDGVEVFGGKNPRYDDKLSDELSKKWIELAEEGKTPMVFCRGYEQIGIIAVADQIKDDSISAIASMKKLGLHTVMITGDNILTANNIAAQAGVDEVIANVLPEGKEEVIRKLQKYGKTAMVGDGINDAPALTRADIGIAIGAGTDVAIDAADVVLMKSSLEDVCAAIRISRKTYKNIIENLFWALFYNVLLIPVAAGAYVHAFGLTMQPAFGAAAMSLSSFFVVTNALRLNLIKVHDASADKAKGDVITGPLLNNAPQVVSTTTIRVKGMMCPHCEATVKKALEALPEVTTATASHEKGTVEIVAEGDLDLDKVKAVIEEKGYKYLGVK, from the coding sequence ATGAAACAGTATAACGTAACCGGAATGAGCTGCGCCGCATGTCAGGCGCGAGTGGAAAAGGCAGTCGGAAATGTTCCGGGTGTCACGTCCTGCAGCGTAAGTCTTCTTACGAACTCAATGGGAGTCGAAGGAGACGTAGATGAGCATGAGATAATAAAGGCCGTTGAAGATGCGGGCTACGGAGCCTCCGTAAAGGGCGGCAGCAGCAATGCGCAGAAGACGGATCTTAAGGCGGAAAGAGATGCGCTTGAAGATAAGGAGACACCGATCCTCAAAAAGCGCCTTATAACATCGCTGATCTTCCTTGTAGTCCTCATGTATTTCTCAATGGGGCACATGATGCTCGGCCTTCCGCTCCCTGAGTTCTTCGAAGGCAATCACATTGCGATCGGAATGGTGCAGATGATCCTGTCTGCCATCGTGATGTTCATAAACAGGAAGTTCTTTATAAGCGGCAGCAAGAGCCTGATGCACGGAGCTCCCAATATGGATACGCTTATCGCCATGGGCTCGGGAGCGGCTTTCGTATATTCAACGGTAATGCTCTTTGCCATGACCGCGGAGGGCGCTGATCAGCATGCACTGATGCAGGAATTCTACTTCGAGTCAGCCGCCATGATCTTAACTCTTATTACTGTCGGCAAGATGCTGGAGTCCTACTCCAAGGGCAAGACTACCGATGCATTAAAGAGTCTTATAAAACTTTCGCCCGATACCGCCACTGTTATAAGAGACGGTCAGGAGATAACGATCCCTACCGAGGATCTTAATAAGGACGATATCTTCGTTGTAAGACCCGGCGAGAATATACCTGTAGACGGTATCGTAATAGAAGGAACAAGTGCAGTTAACGAATCTGCCTTAACAGGAGAGAGCATGCCTGTAGATAAGAAGAAAGGTGACACGGTATCTTCGGCTACCGTCAATATCGAAGGCTTTCTTAAATGCAGGGCAACAAGAGTCGGAGAAGATACGACACTTGCAAAGATAATAAAGACGGTATCTGATGCGGCCGCTACCAAGGCGCCAGTTGCCAAGCTCGCGGATAAGATATCCGCAGTATTCGTTCCCGCTGTAATCGCTATAGCAGTAATAACAACTGTGATCTGGCTCCTGGTGGGAAGAGAGATCGGCTTCGCGCTCGCAAGAGGTATCTGCGTGCTTGTTGTATCCTGCCCCTGCGCACTGGGACTTGCTACTCCCGTCGCGATAATGGTAGGTAACGGAGTTGGCGCCAGAAACGGTATCCTCTTCAAGACCGCTGAGGCACTTCAGGAGACAGGAAATATCAAGATCATCGCCCTCGATAAGACAGGTACGATAACCAAAGGTGAACCCGTCGTTACGGACATCATAGGAGATGACGAAGTAGAGATCTTAAAGATAGCAGGAGCCCTTGAGAGCAAGTCCGAGCACCCTATCGCCAAGGCCATAATGAGATATGTCGAAGAGAAGGGGATAGCATACCCTGAACTTACTGATTTTGAGAATATCGTAGGAACAGGCATCAGGGGAAAGATCGACGGCGTAGAAGTATTCGGCGGGAAAAACCCGAGGTACGACGATAAGCTCTCTGACGAACTGTCGAAGAAGTGGATCGAACTGGCAGAAGAAGGGAAGACTCCCATGGTATTCTGCCGAGGCTATGAGCAGATCGGTATCATCGCGGTAGCTGATCAGATAAAAGATGACAGCATAAGTGCCATCGCATCCATGAAGAAGCTTGGCCTTCATACAGTCATGATCACAGGCGATAATATCCTGACTGCAAATAATATTGCGGCTCAGGCGGGTGTAGATGAAGTAATAGCAAATGTCCTCCCTGAAGGTAAGGAGGAAGTCATCCGTAAGCTTCAGAAATACGGAAAAACAGCTATGGTAGGTGACGGCATAAACGATGCTCCCGCCCTTACGAGAGCAGATATAGGCATCGCTATCGGAGCAGGTACGGATGTTGCCATAGATGCAGCTGATGTAGTTCTCATGAAGAGCAGTCTTGAGGATGTCTGCGCGGCGATAAGGATAAGCAGGAAAACATATAAGAATATAATCGAGAATCTGTTCTGGGCACTCTTCTATAACGTGCTCCTTATACCGGTAGCAGCGGGTGCATATGTGCATGCTTTCGGGCTTACCATGCAACCTGCTTTCGGTGCTGCGGCCATGAGCCTTTCGAGCTTCTTTGTAGTCACAAATGCATTGAGGCTGAACCTTATCAAGGTGCACGATGCTTCAGCGGATAAGGCTAAGGGGGACGTCATTACCGGACCTCTTTTGAATAACGCCCCTCAGGTGGTATCCACGACTACGATCCGCGTCAAGGGCATGATGTGCCCTCATTGCGAAGCGACCGTTAAGAAGGCTCTGGAAGCACTGCCTGAAGTGACGACGGCGACGGCAAGTCACGAGAAGGGAACAGTGGAGATCGTAGCAGAAGGCGATCTCGACCTTGATAAGGTCAAGGCTGTCATAGAAGAAAAGGGCTATAAATACTTAGGGGTTAAGTGA
- a CDS encoding protein-tyrosine phosphatase, whose protein sequence is MPEKIRVLMICHGNICRSVMCEFILKKMVADRGLSDKIYVESAATSREEIGNDMYPPAKRKLDKEGVPYTRHAARQVRSSDYENFDLILCMEQYNLRNIARILPSDPEDKIHLLLDYTDSPRDIADPWYTGNFDRTYDDLVEGCEALLQHICEEQMW, encoded by the coding sequence ATGCCAGAAAAAATAAGAGTTTTAATGATCTGCCACGGCAACATCTGCAGGTCAGTAATGTGTGAATTCATCTTGAAGAAGATGGTAGCCGACAGAGGCCTGTCTGATAAGATCTATGTCGAGTCTGCTGCTACCTCCCGTGAGGAGATCGGCAACGATATGTATCCGCCGGCCAAGAGGAAGCTCGATAAGGAAGGCGTCCCCTACACTCGCCATGCGGCAAGACAGGTCCGTTCCTCCGACTATGAGAATTTCGATCTCATCCTTTGCATGGAGCAGTATAACCTTCGAAATATCGCAAGGATACTCCCCTCCGACCCAGAGGATAAGATACATCTGCTCCTGGACTATACGGACTCACCAAGAGACATTGCGGATCCTTGGTATACGGGTAATTTCGATCGGACATACGATGATCTTGTAGAAGGATGCGAGGCGCTCCTTCAGCATATCTGCGAAGAGCAGATGTGGTAA
- a CDS encoding tRNA (cytidine/uridine-2'-O-)-methyltransferase: MESKINVVLFEPEIPQNTGNIMRTCVAANCELHIIKPLGFDIDNPKFRRATTNHITWADYVLYESFDDFASKNPGEYYFMTRYGKVPPSDIDFKAAEGPIYLIFGKESTGVPYDILKAHIDRCFRIPMAGDCRSLNLSNAAAIAIYECERQLGYPGLSLTEVQKGEDFLESYDATLGR; the protein is encoded by the coding sequence ATGGAAAGCAAGATAAATGTAGTATTGTTCGAGCCCGAGATCCCTCAGAATACGGGCAACATAATGAGGACCTGTGTAGCCGCGAACTGCGAGCTTCACATAATAAAGCCGCTGGGATTTGATATCGATAATCCCAAGTTCAGACGCGCTACGACGAATCACATCACGTGGGCTGACTATGTGCTCTACGAGAGCTTTGATGATTTCGCGAGCAAGAACCCGGGTGAATACTACTTCATGACAAGATACGGAAAGGTACCGCCTTCGGATATCGACTTTAAGGCTGCGGAAGGCCCCATCTACCTCATCTTCGGCAAGGAAAGCACAGGTGTTCCCTACGATATCTTAAAGGCGCATATAGACAGATGCTTTAGGATCCCCATGGCAGGAGACTGCAGGAGCCTTAACCTCAGTAATGCTGCTGCTATCGCCATCTACGAATGCGAGAGGCAGTTAGGCTACCCGGGACTCTCCCTTACAGAAGTTCAGAAGGGCGAAGATTTCTTAGAGTCATACGACGCTACACTCGGAAGGTAA
- a CDS encoding magnesium transporter — protein MYYKIGERIEKFEVKDFDKIDFQYIAVIGSDEWIKTNKKFKMGIEWDINLDEITDTHAEVNIDSLTGTFSIPSRKNISGPKHNFAFALDEKGVVFIDDEGFASRIVENIARTKKYINPCLERFLYDFLESIIHRDYKIVEQYDVKLDQIEQDILDEDTTASMRELADIRSELRDLRMHYAQLLDLSQELEENENDFFQENNERYFHLVFQRVQTLHDMTSSLADHTAQIRDLNQAQIDIRQNRIMTILTVVTSIFMPLTLITGWYGMNFVHMSELQSPIAYPIVIALSVMIFFGCLIFFKIKKWL, from the coding sequence ATGTATTACAAGATCGGCGAGAGGATCGAGAAATTCGAAGTTAAGGATTTCGATAAGATAGATTTTCAGTATATTGCGGTCATAGGATCAGATGAGTGGATCAAGACCAATAAGAAGTTCAAGATGGGTATCGAGTGGGATATCAATCTGGACGAGATAACCGATACACATGCCGAGGTCAATATCGACTCTCTTACGGGCACATTCTCCATCCCCAGCCGCAAGAACATATCAGGCCCCAAGCACAACTTCGCTTTCGCTCTTGATGAGAAGGGCGTGGTCTTCATTGACGACGAGGGATTCGCATCCAGGATCGTCGAGAATATCGCCAGGACCAAGAAATATATCAATCCCTGCCTTGAGAGATTCCTCTACGATTTCCTCGAGAGCATCATCCACAGGGACTATAAGATCGTAGAGCAGTACGATGTGAAGCTCGATCAGATAGAGCAGGATATCCTTGATGAAGATACTACCGCATCCATGCGTGAACTTGCCGACATAAGAAGCGAGCTTCGCGACCTTCGTATGCATTACGCGCAGCTTCTGGACTTAAGCCAGGAACTTGAAGAGAACGAGAATGATTTCTTCCAGGAGAATAACGAGAGATATTTCCACCTTGTCTTCCAGAGAGTTCAGACCTTACATGACATGACCTCTTCCCTTGCAGATCACACGGCCCAGATAAGAGACCTTAATCAGGCACAGATCGACATCAGGCAGAACAGGATAATGACAATCCTTACGGTCGTTACAAGTATCTTCATGCCTTTGACTCTCATCACTGGATGGTACGGCATGAACTTCGTCCATATGTCCGAGCTTCAGTCTCCTATCGCATATCCGATTGTTATAGCTCTGTCTGTAATGATCTTCTTCGGCTGTCTTATCTTCTTTAAGATCAAAAAGTGGCTCTGA
- a CDS encoding Phenylpyruvate tautomerase PptA, 4-oxalocrotonate tautomerase family yields MPLVRIDMVKGKSLEYKKTVLDVVHEGLMEAFGIEDWDRFQRIVEIPEEDFERPEGKTDSFMLIELTIFPGRSKEQKKAAITKITADLNSKLGIAPSDVFIIFNEPPLENWGMAGIQKG; encoded by the coding sequence ATGCCGTTAGTTCGGATCGACATGGTAAAGGGCAAGAGCCTCGAATATAAGAAGACGGTCCTGGATGTAGTACACGAAGGACTGATGGAGGCATTCGGTATCGAAGATTGGGACAGATTCCAGAGGATAGTAGAGATCCCTGAGGAAGACTTTGAACGCCCCGAAGGCAAGACGGATAGCTTTATGCTCATAGAGCTTACGATCTTCCCCGGAAGGAGCAAAGAGCAAAAGAAAGCCGCGATCACTAAGATCACGGCAGACTTAAACTCTAAGCTTGGTATCGCTCCTTCCGATGTCTTTATCATCTTCAACGAACCGCCCCTTGAGAACTGGGGAATGGCGGGGATTCAGAAAGGCTGA